The following proteins are co-located in the Plasmodium brasilianum strain Bolivian I chromosome 11, whole genome shotgun sequence genome:
- a CDS encoding calcium-binding protein, protein MDEQEKEGKRKESTYKYLNSDEINNLEYIFNKVKKNKNENVSIQNLQKFLLNSHNKDICEDLLDFFHIYGSTISLDDFLNCLNCDINEFKSKEKMKNLFELIDTNKRGFISYKNFMEAAKEFENEFNEQTLKNIFNIIDLSNSDRMLFEDFKNSISNI, encoded by the coding sequence ATGGATGAACAAGAAAAGGAGGGGAAAAGAAAGGAAAGCACctacaaatatttaaactcagatgaaataaataatttggaGTACATTTtcaataaagtaaaaaaaaataaaaatgaaaatgtatcTATTCagaatttacaaaaatttctCCTGAACAGTcataataaagatatatgcGAGGATTTGCTAgacttttttcatatatatggtaGTACTATAAGCTTAGATGATTTTCTAAATTGTCTTAATTGTGATATAAATGAATTCAAAtcgaaagaaaaaatgaaaaatttatttgagTTGATAGACACAAATAAAAGAGGTTTTATATCGTATAAGAATTTCATGGAGGCAGCCAAGGAGTTTGAAAATGAGTTTAACGAACAGAcgctaaaaaatatatttaacataattGACCTGAGCAACAGCGACAGGATGCTTTTCGAGGACTTCAAGAACTCCATATCAAACATTTAG
- a CDS encoding cyclin dependent kinase binding protein, giving the protein MKECEYFSIYDEFFKDAKNFLNTITETNDNGPDSSSSGETSVDDKDGNCILKKGKKEKFLDFHLDIENNKVVWHEGIINDNINDGSCRGSSRGSSRGSGRGSSRGSGRGSNRGSGRGSNRGSGRGSSRGSGRGSGNGSSNGSCTNVTDSELNKNGFNPMYPSLNREAPKILLCYGKSHNMCLSYKLYYDNINQESTNVNYSLSIFRKKFSTYDYKAKEYNLEKKNENKIKSFLFRLAFWKRRAREEDLLFMDDGKKQIKYDGNNITYEHTEARMRKDKYYNADRSSNEVVIDHHHNRHLHYEHHRPHYHDRGNNHGNKKKVKDGLDEEKKRLTFNEEKDKEKVKEKEKEKERIKKKGVSYEYLLTPSKHEYDAFCLFNPRFKQGKHHTVMFLQSYNVSIIPFVKPKKLKEEVNELFNEINPWIDKSLTLSKLRNLKIDIFNLINSIPEIDISTISCAWVFFERLVIKGYVHKCNRKLYAATCLILSLKFYQHDDIQILEKLLIYIQKLDKKENLTPSLIFSVEFLVYRLLDFSLQHTYENIRAHIHQYLESKELKFEDVYGISEDVYICSNYCKES; this is encoded by the exons ATGAAAGAGTGCGAATACTTTTCTATTTATGacgaattttttaaagatgcAAAAAATTTCCTGAACACTATCACTGAAACAAATGATAATGGGCCAGATAGTAGTAGCAGCGGTGAAACAAGTGTAGATGACAAGGATGGCAATTGTATATTGAAgaagggaaaaaaggaaaaatttctTGATTTTCACCTGGACATTGAAAACAACAAGGTCGTATGGCACGAGGGTATTATTAACGATAACATCAATGATGGTAGTTGTAGAGGTAGTAGTAGAGGTAGTAGTAGAGGTAGTGGTAGAGGCAGTAGTAGAGGTAGTGGTAGAGGTAGTAATAGAGGTAGTGGTAGAGGTAGTAATAGAGGTAGTGGTAGAGGTAGTAGTAGAGGTAGTGGTAGAGGTAGTGGTAATGGCAGTAGTAACGGCAGCTGTACCAATGTTACTGATAGTGAGTTGAACAAAAACGGATTCAATCCAATGTACCCCTCTTTGAATAGAGAGGCACCGAAAATATTACTCTGTTACGGAAAGAGCCATAATATGTGTTTGTCATACAAACTTTATTACGATAATATTAATCAAGAGTCCacaaatgtaaattattCCTTGTCtatattcagaaaaaaattttctactTATGATTATAAGGCAAAGGAatataatttagaaaaaaaaaatgaaaataaaataaaaagttttttgTTTAGATTAGCATTTTGGAAAAGGAGAGCACGTGAGGAGGATCTTCTTTTTATGGACGATGGAaagaaacaaataaaatatgatggAAACAATATAACATATGAACATACGGAAGCTCGTATGAGGaaagataaatattacaatGCGGATAGGAGCAGTAATGAAGTAGTTATAGATCACCATCACAATCGTCATCTACATTATGAACATCATCGTCCGCATTATCATGATCGCGGCAATAATCATggtaataagaaaaaagtaaaagacgGACTggatgaggaaaaaaaaagactaaCTTTCAACga ggaaaaagataaggaaaaagtgaaagaaaaagaaaaagaaaaggaaagaataaagaaaaaaggagtatcttatgaatatttattaaccCCAAGTAAACATGAGTATGAtgcattttgtttatttaatcCACGATTTAAACAAGGAAAACACCACACAGTTATGTTTCTGCAGAGTTATAATGTATCCATTATTCCATTTGTTaaaccaaaaaaattaaaagaagaagtgaatgaattatttaatgaaataaatccATGGATTGATAAATCATTAACTTTATCAAAATTAAGGAATTTGAAAATTGACATTTTTAACTTAATAAATAGTATCCCAGAGATAGACATTTCTACCATATCCTGTGCATGGGTATTTTTTGAAAGATTAGTAATAAAAGGGTATGTTCATAAATGtaatagaaaattatatgcaGCTACTTGTCTTATTTTATCCTTGAAGTTTTATCAACATGATGATATTCAAATTTTGGAAAAGTTATTAATCTATATTCAAAAGTTAGAtaagaaagaaaatttaacgccatctttaatattttcagtCGAGTTTTTAGTTTATCGTTTACTCGATTTCTCTCTACAACATACCTATGAAAATATTCGAGCCCACATACATCAGTACTTGGAATCAAAG GAATTAAAGTTTGAAGACGTATATGGTATTAGTGAAGACGTGTACATATGCTCAAACTACTGCAAGGAATCATAA